TATGTAGAATATTATGCCACGAATAGTTATTCTTACTAATATGTGTACACAATGCATTTGTTATAATCCGCGCTAAATAAAGGCTGAGAGACGCAACGACTCGGCTCGATTTAGTGTGACGTCCGCGTACGCTTTAACGTGATGTCCGCACGTGTTGTCCGCGGCACAACGCCCGCGGGGTATAATCAATTTTACATTACATGGTGATTATAATCAACTTTACATGTAAGCTTCATTAGAGTAACAGAATTAATGGCAAAATCCAAGGCTTGTCTTAATCATTATTTGGTGTGTTTACTTATTTTTGGATGATTACTTGTTTAAGGCACTTCATCTTAAGTcttgttttataaattaaaatttaAGTGGTATAATACGACTCTGAATGTGCCAACACTTTTGGCTGCATTTTTTTATAATCCCTCCCAGGAAGAGAATCTCACATAATAACATGGCGTTTGGTCTATCTAATTGttcttttaaaatattaaaataactGGTGTGAGTGAAGGATAATTGAGAAAGATGATCATTCAGATTCAGTTTGTACAATCTGTGGTAAGCCTATCTTTTGTTGTTAACAAATAATTCCTTATTTACTATGTAGAAACCAAGATTTTTCTGTTAAAAATAACAATAACAGCCACAAAAATGAGTTGGGATACATATTATGACAACCATACAAACAAATAAAAAGAAGGAAAAGCAATAAATAAAACGCTTGCATTTACAGAAATCTATATTGGAAGATGGTGAAGTTTCAGTTTagaaaccaaaaaaaaataaataataatagcCACAGGCAAGTTTTACAAAATGAAATGATGATGATTTCAAATCCTATTTCAATGTCAAGCTGGGACACACATACCatgatgaaaatgatgaatgataaaacactatatttACTTCACCTTTGACCAATGACCCTTTTGACTTCAAAACACTGTAGCTGAACCCTTCTTTAGCAAGACGCTATGACTTTGGTGGTAACAAGACACACCGGGTGACGCGTGACTCAAAATTGCTCCATCCAAAAATGACAGAAAATATGAAATAAAGAAACATAATCGAATAAAGAAACAATACCAGTGATGTGGTAAAAAGCCCCAAACCGACTTGTGTATATAACAAACAGTAGAAAGACCCGAGTCCCGAACTTGACAGCTGACTAGGACCGATGCAACACTCAAAATTGACCTAAACACAACATGATGAAATGGGTCATGAGTTGAAATCAGACGCTGTCTCTAAATACCCCAACCCGACTCACCCATATATGCATGCGAGGACTAAAAATCAAAAAGAGGGAAAAGTATGTACCAAATAGCAGAACGCTCAAATAGAAATAGCGCGACTTATGGCCTGTTTGGCCCACTCAGCAGCTTCCTTAATCAAATGATCCTCCGAGGATAAACATTCATTCAAAAAGTCTTTGCTTGAAAGAGATTGCTGAATTAACGACCCGGCATTACTTCCAAGAGTATCAGCTAGATCTCCAAGCACGCCAATAGCCGTTTTCATCACCAATTCATCCCTAAAAACCGAACAAACTTCAAGTAAGAAACCAAATACAGAAAGTACCCCGTTTCGTGTTCGTGGGTTAGccggttcaacccgacccgaaccgaaaatcttgtcatacatatgaacccaaACACGACCTGAATAATTGCGGGTTGACCTGAACACGACCCATTcaacccaatttttttttatttgcaaATTAACATATTAAAATTTACtttaaaaacacaaatgtatattaTACGATCACATTTAAATCTTAAATTCTTATgtcaatttctctttttaagtaaTAATTATGGCATGAAATGCACACCCattttaatttatgacataaaaatattgtaaaaaaaatatcatataatataaatgggttaaacatATCAACCCGACCGGGTTGACTCGAACCCGACTTGTTTAGCTAAACGAGTTCacaggttcaacctgaaactgacccgaacccatttagactaaacccaaacccgcgaattttgtgttaggttcgtgtcatgtcagaaattcacacccgtAGTTTTGACccacaaaataaaaataagtgaAGATCACAAGTAAAAGCAATTACTCACATGTCTTTCTCCATATAGATCAGATCTAGAAACTGAACGATATGTGGGGCATAAGGAATTAACAACTGAGTTTTAGGAGAGTTCTTAAAACCCTGAAAGATCCCAGAATACGCTTCCAATATGCCGTTCCTCAAAAGATTGGTGTACTCTATCATTTCATCATCGGCACTTGACGTGTGGGCGGATAACTCTGCTGCACTCTGGAGCATAGGCATAGCATACATTAAGTATTTCTCGAAGTTCTCGCCTATCGCCATTGCAATATcaccaaaacatgaaaaaattgGTGGTTTAACAGATCGGTGCAGCTGATTGCTGGAAAGATCTTTAAGAAGCTGAGTCATGATCCCGTCACACCATGGCAATACCTTCTCCTCCAAGGCACGACATATGTCGCCCACCACACCTACAGTCACAGCACACACTTGGTACTCTTCAAAGTTCTGAAGACCCATTTCCAAATACTTGTAAAACTCAGGCATATATTTTGCAAAATCTGGGCCCATTACGTATGCTAGAGCTCCAATGGCGAGCATTGCTTCTTCATGAACGGTTGCACTTCGAGAAGCAAAAACCCTAAGGAAAAGATTCATGATTTGATCTGCATTTTGCATTAGGGCATACTTGGTTTGATCTGATGATCCTAACTTCTGAATAATCACCTGTAAGCACCCACACAAAAGCCCTTGTAATTCATTCTGTTTTTGCCTTTCGTCAGACGAAAGGCTATGTTCTTCTAACGTTTTATGGAGTTCCATCATGATAACGGGAACAAGCTGCGACACCATGGAAGCCGTTGCATCTGTAGAACACCTCACAACTTCATTTAACGTCTCGTAAGCAGCAGTCCTTAATCTAGACTCTCCAGCATCTTCCCTGTGAGAAACTGATAACAGAGATTGAAGAATTTCTTGAAAGTAGGGGGTCAAAGGAGAAGTTTGACCGATATCCTCATAACCTTGAGCAAGAAAATACAGGGCCCCACATGCTTTCTCAGCAACATTTGGAGCATCCCGCATGGTCTGGAGAAGAACTGTTATAATCTGTTGGCAGTTAGCCTGTGTGACGATAGGTGTCTCCATATTTGAACCATGAAGAAACTCAAATATTCTTCCGAGGGTCCAAGCAGTTGTGTCCTTTACATGGCTGTTTGGGTCGTTGGTTAAAGCCGTAAGCATGAAATTGAGAGCAACATTAACAAGTGGTGTTAACTTGTTCGGCGACGGGCCCTCCAAGATTGAACCAAATGCATACGTAGCCGCTTCTCTTTGCCTCCAATCAGGTTTTGTTATATTCTCTTCAATAAAAGGCATCACAAGCGGAACGATATCATCCCCGACGGTTCGAGCCACCAACCCAAGACACGTACCACCAGCCATAGCAAGATTCCACGCGCCTTCATCTTGATCTTGATCTTCTTCTTGTTTCAACAACGTCTCCAGTAACATCGGCACGAGTGCAGGTAAagcttgttttataaaataaaagcaGGGAATATCAGAATCGCCAGTGAACTCACCACCGTAGTCTTCTAATATGTCAATCTCTTCATCGCATATCGAGCTCCAAAACTCGATAGCTTGTAGAGCAACCGGCTCTTCATCTTCTTTCACCGCTTTTGCAGTAATGTTAAAGATATCCTGCATGTATGGAGCTATTTTCTCATAGTAACTTGAGGAAATAGACACCAAACACTCAAAAGCCGCCTGCCTGATTTTCACTTCCGGTGATAACGTTGCCTCGCAAACAACTTTCATAATATAATCCCGCTCCATATCATTTGAAAAATTCGCCTGAGCAAAACTAAGTGCGTTATACAACGCACGTGTGGCAGCAAGCCTGACATCGTTACTACCCTCAGACGGATTCATACCTTGGACTACAGCTGTAAGTATCTTATTCACATGATCTTGTTCTACAGCGTCTGGAGAAACTTCTTCACACAGATATCCAAGTGTTTCTAAAGTAGCTTGCTTGACATGAACCGGAACCTGGTGAATACTCGACAAAAGCGAACCGATAAGCTCCGGCCATTGTTTCTGCGGTAGCTCAATACCAGCAACTTTCGCTATCACTTGTGATGCAGTCGATCTTGCCTCGTAAACAGGGGAAGTTAGCGTCTGCAACAAACACGCTTTTATCTGCGCCTTAACCCCCACATCAAGGGATAACCATCTTTGAACAAGCTCAAACTTCCTATGCTGTTCTTTCGCATCCAACGCATTTTTAAGAATCAAACCGGCCAATTTACGGCTGTCAACCGGCTTCTCCTCACTAGAAAGCTCTCCAGACAAAGATAACAAAAAACCAGCAAGATTCTCCTCCTGAAACCGCTTTAAACTTTCTTCAGCATGCTTACGAACCGATCCATCAACCGATTGCGCATTCAACAGAATTTGAGTAACTTCCATTGCCAAAGTTTTGAAACAACCACTCACTGTTCAATCACGAAGTCAACAACTGATAAAAAGTCAACACCTGAAATAGTAAAATCAACACATTTCTAATAACTATAAGTCAGGAAAACAATTAAACCGATATTCATCTGTCAAATGAAACATTCAATTTCACATACAACCAGATAGATGTAACGTATAACATAAATCATTGATCATTCAACAAAATGAGATATTTATATCGAATCAAAACTAGTGTAACCGACGATTAGCAGATACAAACATCAGTTACAGAGATTAGGGATCTGAAACAGTGAGTAAGATCGATCGAGTGACAGTTATATAAAATAGTAAACGAAGATCAGGCATCAAGTGAAAAGCAAAGATCGAATGAATACGTGAAAAGAGAAAATGATTGAGAAAAGTAAGAAAGTGAATTACCAGAGGAATTCCGATAAGCGAAGAAACGACCAAACACGGCGCTTCTGGAAACCCTAGAACTGCGAGTGGCATACCTGTCTCTTCTAATTATTATTCggaaatatatattattttattattttataataataaataaataaatatgcttTTGCCCATATGTACGGTACACCCACCCGTTCTTCCGAAATTTAACTTCACTGTAATTAATATACTTGTATAGTCACATTCACTAAATATAATATTTGGTCAgtcacaaaatttgatatttgGTCCGGCATGTAAGAGCATACACGGTTGGTGGTCCATGGAGTGGAAGATAGTAGAGAAGAGTAGTTTTTATGGAGTATTTGTACGGTACTGAACTGATATTGACCGAATAAAATTGGCGTTGGTACAAACATTCATTTTAAGGGTTTTCAGTTTCGGTATTTTTGCACTACACCGTGCCAACATAATCGTCTAATTGGTACGGTATTCGTTTAATACTTTTACTTATTTTTGGTATAGGTACTTTTTAATACGGTAATGGTTCACCGTTCGCTACCGGTACAATACTTATCTCGTCCCTAGAAGAGAATATGGTTCATTGCCACTAATCGTGACTAGAAGGCCGATTctatgagagagagagaaagggttTGTGGTCCATGAAGAAGGAGAGAGAACGGGGGTGGTCTAAAAAGACACATGCGGGGCAGGCTAACAAGAAAGTGATTCATGAAAAGCCCGAGTTCAAAAAGTCTTGAAACTAAGTCTCGTTTGGTTCATGAAATTACCATGAATTGGAATTAAGTGCGTTAAAAAACTTTAGATATGTTCAGAACTGATGAAACACTGGATAATACTAGACTATCACAGCTCGTCGTCTCGTGTCTTATGGTTCAACCTTTGTTCTTCACTAACCGAATGACCGATTTGTGACAACTGGCATTTTTCATGTAATTTCATACGATGTGAACAGTAATTTATAATATATGGTTGTGCATGTTGAGCTTATGATATGAATGATTCCATGTTTACTTTCAAAAGACTCACAAATACATTACATGAGATGCTACTTATTATTGTTAAATGCAACTCGAAACAGTTCAATTAGTGCACAGACGAAACTAGCACACTTATCAGATAAACTAGTAGTACTGACAggagttcagtactcagacagACATCGTGTTATGACACAGATTGAGGCTTAGAACCAAAATTTATACTAGAACTTTATGTAGGAAagtaagtgtcacaccccaaccgatggcggaatcatcggggcatggcactgagcgaaacagattgtccagaagtttccacaacaactatttatactattcagttaaagatacgtcccataccgtatcccaaataatcaaatacattattacagataacatcttAGACAAGTAtttatgttccgacaactcagatttaaattaaTAACACAAGTATTGTTCAAATGCTCTTAAAGACCCAGCTTGACAAGATCAACTGACAACTATGCACTAGACGCTTGTTCtcggcagacaactatttgttgggggcctctagagccttattctagcatcgctttcctagcaagcaaacaccttaaacacctgtcacatacgttaaaataaagtcaatacatataatgtaaaggtgagcatacaagtttgataacagcataatagagttcgaatagtttacgcataaccagcacgtacacagaggaaaacgaagcatgttaattatcgacatggatctatcgataccaacgactgcgggttgactgtccgagacagttcgcaatacacgattaccaccgtaatccatgcaagtaattgtccttaacaacccccgtgtgaacgggcgctgagtccaaactatagtactacgttgctaaggcaggtagacagcattccacgtgtaaacacaatcaacaagcattcatttagtcacgtaatacatgcataatcGGTTAGTGTTCAAATAATTGtttagtgtgttcgattgtgatttcgATAAGTAacgtattgtcacaccccaaccgatggcggaatcatcggggcgcggcactgagcgaaacagattgttcagaagtttccacaacaactatcatacaattcagttatataacacgtcccataccgtgttccaaataataacaagttatcatagaaatcaactaaacaatatgggaactgttccgacaactcaaattcttaattattacagaccgaaatttaaatattgttttaagacttctagacggctaactgtagatcttactgactacaggtgccagtacaagatctacagataattatggccctggagcaggtatgtggacactgtcctaaggtcacaggctcctagaagcttattattgcctcgcttccctagcatgctagtagcttaaacacctgtcacatacgttaaaataaaagtcaatacatataatgtaaaggtgagtacacaagtttgatatagcatataaagttcgaaaagtttacgcataaccaaacacgtacacaagggcaaacgatgcatgtaaattatcaacatgggaccatcgataccaacgacttcgagttgactgtccgagacagttcgcaatacatgattaccactgtaatccatgcaagtaattgtccttcgcaacccccgtgtgaacgggtgctgagtccaaactatagtactacgttgctaaagcaggtagatagcactccacgtgtaaacataataaacagcaatcatttagtcaagtaatacatgcaagtaggttagcgttcaaatagtttgtgtcgtttgtgaatttgatagattacgtatgtaacacccaaaagtgctgaaagcaaaaagggatcgagtatactcacagtggttgatcgtggattgagaggagcactgagaataaattagcctgaatagttcgataacacaacgatgagtaacgcggaaaagtaaacaatgtacttggatcgagtaggccattcgatcggacagcagttcgatcgagtgggctgttcgattggtttgaaagtccgttcgaacatccattcgatcggccggctggctcgatcggctggttccttcaagtggattgtttcttcctttgatgtgaaggatgtgtttgtgtatgatggtttgtacgacctttcaagttggccgatcgaacgggctgttcgatcggttagcccaaccgatcggctagcacttcattgtttgcaaatatgtcactcgatcggttggtatgctcgatcgggtgacattccaatgttccgaaaagtctaagtgtttgaagtgtagtatctcatgattcgagtagtaatgattacaatcgagtggctcgatcgatcgaatagAACTCTGTCAATATTACACTTGTGAGTTTgggggactaagtgctagtcgatcggttagcctagtcgatcggctggcatagtcgttcggttgggctgttcgatcgaacagcctagccgttcggccagcttctcgattcggttaacctatcacttaacacttggttattcccgttagttgttgatgttttagagatattttgactacgagttgaaccacaagctgaagtccctacttagtctactgactcgagcaggaatcacccaagctcggccagagacggtttggaacttaagtttaacgtttaacccgaaatcggtatatctctcggtagaacccgaatcttgaaccatgtgtttgtttagattgatttataaatcggttcaagtctcgttttcaccgttttgagtgtaaaagagttgagagatagatgaaaacccatctttcaatccttttccaccgtgaaatgttaagatctttggtagattttaggttattcatgtggaaatcggttagatctaagctattcatggtggaatgatgtcaaaacttagtgttcttgaagaacaccttgatgacatcacccaagaacacctagatcttggtgatttcccggttggaattcagattttgaaagatagaaagatggagaatcgattaatgaacaaaaacgtacaaggattagagcgtaatacttaccggtttgagagaaatctgagatttagtgcgaagaagaggctggtcggtcagagcttttccaaaagtggaaagtttgacaaggacagccctatttataggcttccaaaagaggaaagggtcagctgatcgaacagcatccctgatcgagcggctgtccgatcgaacagcctgttcgatcggctagcctgttcgatcaggttgccctgttcgatcggcttgcctggttttgagtgtttcgcgacgatttttgatatttcgacttcgatgaacgatgatttgagaatgatagaattcctaatcaaattacttttagtctcaactactatatctagcatacgagcatccttacaaccatttcgggttcgatttccattgagtttgattcacccttgagtcttgattgattttgattgattcaccacacattttaacataaagtaagcatgcacaagtaacacgtaaggcacacacacacgtataaaagcattaaaattatccacacttgagttcgatgattgatttgattagcttgattattgattgactagctttattgcattgttacttcctatcattcacagtcggtcgttgattcacagttggattgtcggccgattagtttgattatacaacacttactccaaataatatgaaaatcaaaatgaaactaaaatgaaattaatctttattgacctttaattccaataacagtcaactcttgactttgactttgacttttgggaaaacacggggtgttacagtctcccctcctttagggaatttcgtcccgaaattaggtcgagaaccgtacatcgccgtgtgaatttaccaatttgatgcttcagatctatctgaacaactgcgggtacttggccttcatgtcactttcgagttcccaagtgaactccgcgcctcgtttgccttcccatcgtacttttacaataggaatgcgagagcgtctgagttgcttggtctgtcggtccatgatttcgacaggcttttccacgaagtgtagcgtctcattgacccgaagatcgtcgagtggtattattgcgtcgtggtcggctacgcattttcgaaggtttgaaatatggaaagtcgggtggacattgctgagttcctccggtaattcgagtttgtaggcaactttaccgatcctttccagaatcttaaaaggtccaacaaatcgaggcgcaagtttccctcttttgccgaatcggactactcccttccaaggggatacctttaggagcacgtagtcgccaactgcaaattcgcggggcctgcgtcgtttatcggcgtacatcttttgtctgtcccgggccttcaccaaattttcccttatctggtggatcttgtcagtcgtttcttgcagaatctcgggcccagtcaattgtgaatgaccgacctcgtgccatacaataggcgagcgacatctcctaccatacaaggcttcgaaaggtgccatttcgatgctggagtgatagctattattgtacgaaaattcgaccaacggtaggtgtttgctccaactaccaccaaaatcgataacacacgcacggagcatgtcttcaatagtacgaatcgttctttcagtctgcccgtcggtttgcgggtggaatgcggtactcaaattcagcgtcgtaccaagagctgcttgaaaagtttcccacaatctcgatgtaaaccgagcatcgcgatcagaaatgatgtctcgaggcgtaccatgattcttaatgatctcatcggtgtagatttgggctagcttggccaccttatagtcttctcgtattggcagaaagtgggctgatttggttagacggtcgactataacccaaatactgtcgtgacctgatggcgtggtcggaagcttagttatgaaatccatagctatgctttcccacttccatacgggtatcggcggttgttcgagtaagcctgaaggtctttggtgttcagccttgactcttgcacaagttaaacagctaccaacatatagagcaatatcccttttcatcccaggccaccagtacgtgtagcgaaggtcctggtacattttgtccgcaccgggatgaatggaatatcgggatttgtgggcttcgttcatgatgatctttcgcaaatctgtcctcctcggaacccagattcggtccagataatagaatatcccgttggctttgctcacgagctgagttccatcgtgatagattcgttctttcttcaacgtacgctcgttaaagcaagcgtgttgtgcttcgcggatgagagcttcgaggttatactgagcctggatgtttcgaacacctatcacgtaattctttctgctgagggcgtctgcaactacattcgctttgcctgggtgataacggatctcacagtcgtaatcgttgagaagttctacccatcggcgttgacgcatattgagttccctctggttaaagatatgttgtaggctcttgtgatcggtgaagatcgtacaccttgtaccatacaggtagtgtcgccaaatctttaaggcaaagacaactgcgcctagctcaagatcatgggttgtatagttcttctcgtggattttgagctgtcgagatgcgtaagctataaccttgtctcgttgcatgaggacacagcca
This genomic stretch from Helianthus annuus cultivar XRQ/B chromosome 8, HanXRQr2.0-SUNRISE, whole genome shotgun sequence harbors:
- the LOC110870058 gene encoding importin subunit beta-1, whose product is MEVTQILLNAQSVDGSVRKHAEESLKRFQEENLAGFLLSLSGELSSEEKPVDSRKLAGLILKNALDAKEQHRKFELVQRWLSLDVGVKAQIKACLLQTLTSPVYEARSTASQVIAKVAGIELPQKQWPELIGSLLSSIHQVPVHVKQATLETLGYLCEEVSPDAVEQDHVNKILTAVVQGMNPSEGSNDVRLAATRALYNALSFAQANFSNDMERDYIMKVVCEATLSPEVKIRQAAFECLVSISSSYYEKIAPYMQDIFNITAKAVKEDEEPVALQAIEFWSSICDEEIDILEDYGGEFTGDSDIPCFYFIKQALPALVPMLLETLLKQEEDQDQDEGAWNLAMAGGTCLGLVARTVGDDIVPLVMPFIEENITKPDWRQREAATYAFGSILEGPSPNKLTPLVNVALNFMLTALTNDPNSHVKDTTAWTLGRIFEFLHGSNMETPIVTQANCQQIITVLLQTMRDAPNVAEKACGALYFLAQGYEDIGQTSPLTPYFQEILQSLLSVSHREDAGESRLRTAAYETLNEVVRCSTDATASMVSQLVPVIMMELHKTLEEHSLSSDERQKQNELQGLLCGCLQVIIQKLGSSDQTKYALMQNADQIMNLFLRVFASRSATVHEEAMLAIGALAYVMGPDFAKYMPEFYKYLEMGLQNFEEYQVCAVTVGVVGDICRALEEKVLPWCDGIMTQLLKDLSSNQLHRSVKPPIFSCFGDIAMAIGENFEKYLMYAMPMLQSAAELSAHTSSADDEMIEYTNLLRNGILEAYSGIFQGFKNSPKTQLLIPYAPHIVQFLDLIYMEKDMDELVMKTAIGVLGDLADTLGSNAGSLIQQSLSSKDFLNECLSSEDHLIKEAAEWAKQAISRAISI